One part of the Hippopotamus amphibius kiboko isolate mHipAmp2 chromosome 14, mHipAmp2.hap2, whole genome shotgun sequence genome encodes these proteins:
- the MCF2L gene encoding guanine nucleotide exchange factor DBS isoform X1, whose translation MPLLQCWRRRAASRRPQPDEIMHHDISPLCAADIQDQLQKRFAYLSGGRGQDGSPVITFPDYPAFSDVPDKEFQSVMTYLTSIPSLQDAGIGFILVIDRRQDRWTSVKASILRIAASFPANLQLVLVLRPTGFFQRTLSDLAFRFNRDDFKMKVPVIMLSSVPELHGYIDKSQLTEDLGGTLDYCHSRWLCHRTAIESFALLVKQTAQMLQAFGTELAETELPNDVQSTSSVLRAHTEKKEGAKEDMRLASDRGQRVLESIQESLTRGPGQSLNQDQLDSESTVQRLLAQLSETEAAFDEFWAKHQQKLEQCLQLRHFEQDFREVKAALDTLAQKIVTFTDVGNSLAHVQHLLRDLAGFEDKSRAAVQRARTLSLEGEQLIEHRHYAVDSIRPKCHELRHLCDQLVADVGRRRGLLGKSLELHGLLEASMAWCDEGIYLLASQPLDKCQSQDGAEAALQELERFLEAGVENKIQELSKIYQDYELILTQDLREHVQKVFQKQESVEEMFHRRRASLKKLAAKQTRPVQPVAPRPEALAKSLCPSPGARRGSENPSSEGSALRRGPYRRAKSEVSEGRRQGRGSSTGDEESLAVLRRHVMNELLDTERVYVEELLCVLEGYAAEMDNPLMTHLISTGLQNKKDVLFGNMEEIYHFHNRIFLRELENYIDCPELVGRCFLERVEELQIYEKYCQNKPRSESLWRQCSDCPFFQECQKKLDHKLSLDSYLLKPVQRITKYQLLLKEMLKYSKSCEGAEDLQEALSSILGILKAVNDSMHLIAITGYEGNLSDLGRLLMQGSFSVWTDHKKGHAKVKDLARFKPMQRHLFLHEKAVLFCKKREENGEGYEKAPSYSYKQSLNMTAVGITENVKGDAKKFEIWYNAREEVYIVQAPTPEIKAAWVREIRKVLTSQLQACREASQHRALEQSHSLPLPAPAGTSPSKGNTKNVKKLEERKTDPLSLEGYVGPALPPRHPEKGKASPTSPDKKAKRHQVKSDPTPFGLRGWSKTSHPSEGPEDNDGWSSAEEPINSSDAEEDGGVGPRKLVPGKYTVAGPEEKGGPDALALRSGDEVELVQEGDEGLWFVRNLSSGGEGWVPARSLSSLLGQRGPAGCLSSPESSAGSALLSASSSCSESCAAALADLQG comes from the exons CCTGCAGGATGCCGGCATCGGCTTCATCCTGGTCATAGACCGCAGGCAGGACAGATGGACCTCAGTCAAGGCGTCCATCCTGAGAATCGCG GCATCCTTCCCCGCAAACCTCCAGCTCGTCCTTGTCCTGCGCCCAACGGGATTTTTCCAAAGGACGCTCTCCGACCTGGCCTTCAGGTTCAACAGAGATGACTTTAAGATGAAGGTACCG GTCATCATGCTGAGCTCAGTCCCGGAGTTACACGGGTACATCGACAAGTCCCAGCTGACCGAGGACCTGGGGGGGACGCTGGATTACTGCCACTCCAGGTGGCTGTGCCACCGCACG GCAATCGAGAGCTTTGCCCTCCTGGTGAAGCAGACAGCACAGATGCTGCAGGCTTTTGGGACCGAGCTGGCCGAGACAGAGCTGCCCAACGACGTGCAGTCCACGAGCTCCGTGCTCCGCGCCCACACGGAGAAGAAGGAGGGAGCCAAG GAGGACATGAGGCTGGCGTCGGACAGGGGGCAGAGGGTCCTCGAGAGCATCCAGGAGTCGCTGACCCGGGGCCCAGGGCAGAGCCTGAACCAGGACCAGCTGGACAGCGAGAGCACCGTGCAGAG gctcCTGGCCCAGCTGAGCGAGACCGAGGCCGCCTTCGACGAGTTCTGGGCAAAACATCAGCAAAAGCTAGAGCAGTGCCTGCAGCTCCGGCACTTCGAGCAGGACTTCCGAGAG GTCAAAGCTGCCTTGGACACGTTGGCGCAGAAGATAGTGACTTTCACCGACGTGGGCAACAGCCTGGCGCACGTGCAGCACCTCCTGAGGGACCTGGCCGGCTTCGAGGACAAGTCCCGT GCGGCCGTGCAGCGGGCCCGCACCCTGTCGCTGGAGGGCGAGCAGCTCATCGAGCACAGGCACTACGCCGTGGACTCCATCCGCCCCAAGTGCCACGAGCTCCGCCACCTGTGCGACCAGCTTGTGGCGGACGTCGGGCGGAGGAGGGGGCTGCTGGGCAAGTCGCTGGAGCTGCACGGCCTTCTGGAGGCG TCCATGGCGTGGTGCGACGAGGGCATCTACCTGCTGGCCTCGCAGCCGCTGGACAAGTGCCAGTCCCAGGATGGCGCCGAGGCGGCCCTGCAGGAGCTCGAGAGGTTTCTGGAGGCGGGTGTGGAGAACAAGATCCAGGAGCTCAGCAAGATCTACCAGGACTACGAGCTCATCCTCACCCAGGACCTGCGG GAGCACGTGCAGAAGGTCTTCCAGAAGCAGGAGAGCGTGGAGGAGATGTTCCACCGGCGGCGGGCGAGCCTCAAGAAGCTGGCGGCCAAGCAGACGCGGCCCGTGCAGCCGGTGGCCCCCCGGCCGGAGGCGCTCGCGAAATCGCTCTGCCCCTCCCCCG GCGCCCGGAGAGGATCCGAGAACCCCAGCTCCGAGGGGAGCGCGCTCCGGAGGGGGCCCTACAGGAGGGCCAAG agTGAAGTGAGCGAGGGCCGGCGGCAGGGCCGGGGCAGCTCCACCGGGGACGAGGAGAGCCTGGCCGTCCTGCGGAG GCACGTGATGAACGAGCTTCTGGACACGGAGCGGGTCTACGTGGAGGAGCTGCTGTGCGTGCTGGAG GGCTACGCGGCTGAGATGGACAACCCTTTAATGACACATCTCATCTCCACGGGCCTTCAAAACAAGAAGGACGTTCTGtttggaaacatggaagaaatttaCCACTTTCATAACAG AATATTCCTGAGGGAGCTGGAGAACTACATCGATTGCCCAGAGCTGGTTGGAAGGTGCTTTCTAGAAAGG GTGGAGGAGCTGCAGATCTACGAGAAGTACTGCCAGAACAAGCCGCGCTCCGAGAGCCTGTGGAGGCAGTGCTCCGACTGCCCGTTTTTCCAG GAATGCCAGAAGAAGCTGGACCACAAGCTGAGCCTGGACTCCTACCTGCTGAAGCCGGTGCAGAGAATCACCAAGTACCAGCTGCTGCTCAAG GAGATGCTGAAGTACAGCAAGAGCTGCGAGGGGGCCGAGGACCTGCAGGAGGCGCTGAGCTCCATCCTGGGCATCCTCAAGGCGGTGAACGACTCCATGCACCTGATCGCCATCACGGGCTACGAG GGGAACCTGAGCGACTTGGGGAGGCTGCTGATGCAGGGCTCCTTCAGCGTCTGGACGGACCACAAGAAGGGCCACGCCAAGGTCAAGGACCTGGCCAGGTTCAAGCCCATGCAGCGCCACCTCTTCCTGCACGAGAAGGCCGTGCTCTTCTGCAAGAAGCGCGAGGAGAACGGCGAGGGCTACGAGAAGGCCCCCTCCTACAGCTACAAGCAGTCCCTGAAC ATGACGGCCGTCGGCATAACGGAGAACGTGAAAGGGGACGCAAAGAAGTTCGAGATCTGGTACAACGCCAGGGAGGAGGTGTACATCGTACAG GCACCGACGCCCGAGATCAAGGCCGCCTGGGTGCGCGAGATCCGGAAGGTGCTGACCAGCCAGCTGCAGGCGTGCAGAG AGGCCAGCCAGCACCGAGCCCTGGAGCAGTCCCACAGTCTGCCCCTGCCCGCGCCTGCCGGCACCAG TCCCTCGAAAGGGAACACCAAAAACGTCAAAaagttggaagaaagaaaaacggaCCCGCTAAGCCTGGAGGGCTACGTGGGCCCAGCACTGCCACCGAGACACCCCGAGAAGGGCAAAG CTTCTCCTACCAGTCCCGACAAAAAAGCTAAGCGGCACCAAGTAAAGAGCGACCCAACGCCTTTTGGTTTACGAG GTTGGAGCAAAACGTCTCACCCATCAGAGGGACCTGAGGACAACGACGGCTGGTCCAGTGCTGAGGAGCCGATCAACTCCTCAGACGCGGAGGAGGACGGCGGAGTGGGCCCCAGGAAGCTG GTGCCCGGGAAGTACACGGTCGCGGGGCCGGAGGAGAAGGGGGGCCCCGACGCGCTGGCGCTGAGAAGCGGGGACGAGGTGGAACTGGTGCAGGAGGGCGACGAGGGCCTCTG GTTCGTGCGGAACCTGAGCTCGGGCGGCGAGGGCTGGGTGCCGGCCCGCAGCCTGTCCTCGCTCCTCGGCCAGCGCGGCCCCGCCGGCTGCCTGAGCAGCCCAG AGTCCAGCGCGGGCTCGGCCCTGCTGAGCGCCTCGTCCAGCTGCAGCGAGAGCTGCGCGGCCGCCCTGGCGGACCTGCAGGGGTAG
- the MCF2L gene encoding guanine nucleotide exchange factor DBS isoform X4 has product MHHDISPLCAADIQDQLQKRFAYLSGGRGQDGSPVITFPDYPAFSDVPDKEFQSVMTYLTSIPSLQDAGIGFILVIDRRQDRWTSVKASILRIAASFPANLQLVLVLRPTGFFQRTLSDLAFRFNRDDFKMKVPVIMLSSVPELHGYIDKSQLTEDLGGTLDYCHSRWLCHRTAIESFALLVKQTAQMLQAFGTELAETELPNDVQSTSSVLRAHTEKKEGAKEDMRLASDRGQRVLESIQESLTRGPGQSLNQDQLDSESTVQRLLAQLSETEAAFDEFWAKHQQKLEQCLQLRHFEQDFREVKAALDTLAQKIVTFTDVGNSLAHVQHLLRDLAGFEDKSRAAVQRARTLSLEGEQLIEHRHYAVDSIRPKCHELRHLCDQLVADVGRRRGLLGKSLELHGLLEASMAWCDEGIYLLASQPLDKCQSQDGAEAALQELERFLEAGVENKIQELSKIYQDYELILTQDLREHVQKVFQKQESVEEMFHRRRASLKKLAAKQTRPVQPVAPRPEALAKSLCPSPGARRGSENPSSEGSALRRGPYRRAKSEVSEGRRQGRGSSTGDEESLAVLRRHVMNELLDTERVYVEELLCVLEGYAAEMDNPLMTHLISTGLQNKKDVLFGNMEEIYHFHNRIFLRELENYIDCPELVGRCFLERVEELQIYEKYCQNKPRSESLWRQCSDCPFFQECQKKLDHKLSLDSYLLKPVQRITKYQLLLKEMLKYSKSCEGAEDLQEALSSILGILKAVNDSMHLIAITGYEGNLSDLGRLLMQGSFSVWTDHKKGHAKVKDLARFKPMQRHLFLHEKAVLFCKKREENGEGYEKAPSYSYKQSLNMTAVGITENVKGDAKKFEIWYNAREEVYIVQAPTPEIKAAWVREIRKVLTSQLQACREASQHRALEQSHSLPLPAPAGTSPSKGNTKNVKKLEERKTDPLSLEGYVGPALPPRHPEKGKDDTVTSSTSESSALSKKRFTLQSFAALKGQKASPTSPDKKAKRHQVKSDPTPFGLRGWSKTSHPSEGPEDNDGWSSAEEPINSSDAEEDGGVGPRKLVPGKYTVAGPEEKGGPDALALRSGDEVELVQEGDEGLWFVRNLSSGGEGWVPARSLSSLLGQRGPAGCLSSPESSAGSALLSASSSCSESCAAALADLQG; this is encoded by the exons CCTGCAGGATGCCGGCATCGGCTTCATCCTGGTCATAGACCGCAGGCAGGACAGATGGACCTCAGTCAAGGCGTCCATCCTGAGAATCGCG GCATCCTTCCCCGCAAACCTCCAGCTCGTCCTTGTCCTGCGCCCAACGGGATTTTTCCAAAGGACGCTCTCCGACCTGGCCTTCAGGTTCAACAGAGATGACTTTAAGATGAAGGTACCG GTCATCATGCTGAGCTCAGTCCCGGAGTTACACGGGTACATCGACAAGTCCCAGCTGACCGAGGACCTGGGGGGGACGCTGGATTACTGCCACTCCAGGTGGCTGTGCCACCGCACG GCAATCGAGAGCTTTGCCCTCCTGGTGAAGCAGACAGCACAGATGCTGCAGGCTTTTGGGACCGAGCTGGCCGAGACAGAGCTGCCCAACGACGTGCAGTCCACGAGCTCCGTGCTCCGCGCCCACACGGAGAAGAAGGAGGGAGCCAAG GAGGACATGAGGCTGGCGTCGGACAGGGGGCAGAGGGTCCTCGAGAGCATCCAGGAGTCGCTGACCCGGGGCCCAGGGCAGAGCCTGAACCAGGACCAGCTGGACAGCGAGAGCACCGTGCAGAG gctcCTGGCCCAGCTGAGCGAGACCGAGGCCGCCTTCGACGAGTTCTGGGCAAAACATCAGCAAAAGCTAGAGCAGTGCCTGCAGCTCCGGCACTTCGAGCAGGACTTCCGAGAG GTCAAAGCTGCCTTGGACACGTTGGCGCAGAAGATAGTGACTTTCACCGACGTGGGCAACAGCCTGGCGCACGTGCAGCACCTCCTGAGGGACCTGGCCGGCTTCGAGGACAAGTCCCGT GCGGCCGTGCAGCGGGCCCGCACCCTGTCGCTGGAGGGCGAGCAGCTCATCGAGCACAGGCACTACGCCGTGGACTCCATCCGCCCCAAGTGCCACGAGCTCCGCCACCTGTGCGACCAGCTTGTGGCGGACGTCGGGCGGAGGAGGGGGCTGCTGGGCAAGTCGCTGGAGCTGCACGGCCTTCTGGAGGCG TCCATGGCGTGGTGCGACGAGGGCATCTACCTGCTGGCCTCGCAGCCGCTGGACAAGTGCCAGTCCCAGGATGGCGCCGAGGCGGCCCTGCAGGAGCTCGAGAGGTTTCTGGAGGCGGGTGTGGAGAACAAGATCCAGGAGCTCAGCAAGATCTACCAGGACTACGAGCTCATCCTCACCCAGGACCTGCGG GAGCACGTGCAGAAGGTCTTCCAGAAGCAGGAGAGCGTGGAGGAGATGTTCCACCGGCGGCGGGCGAGCCTCAAGAAGCTGGCGGCCAAGCAGACGCGGCCCGTGCAGCCGGTGGCCCCCCGGCCGGAGGCGCTCGCGAAATCGCTCTGCCCCTCCCCCG GCGCCCGGAGAGGATCCGAGAACCCCAGCTCCGAGGGGAGCGCGCTCCGGAGGGGGCCCTACAGGAGGGCCAAG agTGAAGTGAGCGAGGGCCGGCGGCAGGGCCGGGGCAGCTCCACCGGGGACGAGGAGAGCCTGGCCGTCCTGCGGAG GCACGTGATGAACGAGCTTCTGGACACGGAGCGGGTCTACGTGGAGGAGCTGCTGTGCGTGCTGGAG GGCTACGCGGCTGAGATGGACAACCCTTTAATGACACATCTCATCTCCACGGGCCTTCAAAACAAGAAGGACGTTCTGtttggaaacatggaagaaatttaCCACTTTCATAACAG AATATTCCTGAGGGAGCTGGAGAACTACATCGATTGCCCAGAGCTGGTTGGAAGGTGCTTTCTAGAAAGG GTGGAGGAGCTGCAGATCTACGAGAAGTACTGCCAGAACAAGCCGCGCTCCGAGAGCCTGTGGAGGCAGTGCTCCGACTGCCCGTTTTTCCAG GAATGCCAGAAGAAGCTGGACCACAAGCTGAGCCTGGACTCCTACCTGCTGAAGCCGGTGCAGAGAATCACCAAGTACCAGCTGCTGCTCAAG GAGATGCTGAAGTACAGCAAGAGCTGCGAGGGGGCCGAGGACCTGCAGGAGGCGCTGAGCTCCATCCTGGGCATCCTCAAGGCGGTGAACGACTCCATGCACCTGATCGCCATCACGGGCTACGAG GGGAACCTGAGCGACTTGGGGAGGCTGCTGATGCAGGGCTCCTTCAGCGTCTGGACGGACCACAAGAAGGGCCACGCCAAGGTCAAGGACCTGGCCAGGTTCAAGCCCATGCAGCGCCACCTCTTCCTGCACGAGAAGGCCGTGCTCTTCTGCAAGAAGCGCGAGGAGAACGGCGAGGGCTACGAGAAGGCCCCCTCCTACAGCTACAAGCAGTCCCTGAAC ATGACGGCCGTCGGCATAACGGAGAACGTGAAAGGGGACGCAAAGAAGTTCGAGATCTGGTACAACGCCAGGGAGGAGGTGTACATCGTACAG GCACCGACGCCCGAGATCAAGGCCGCCTGGGTGCGCGAGATCCGGAAGGTGCTGACCAGCCAGCTGCAGGCGTGCAGAG AGGCCAGCCAGCACCGAGCCCTGGAGCAGTCCCACAGTCTGCCCCTGCCCGCGCCTGCCGGCACCAG TCCCTCGAAAGGGAACACCAAAAACGTCAAAaagttggaagaaagaaaaacggaCCCGCTAAGCCTGGAGGGCTACGTGGGCCCAGCACTGCCACCGAGACACCCCGAGAAGGGCAAAG ATGACACGGTCACTAGCTCTACCTCAGAAAGCTCTGCGCTTTCCAAAAAGCGCTTCACCCTGCAGAGCTTTGCTGCCCTCAAAGGTCAGAAAG CTTCTCCTACCAGTCCCGACAAAAAAGCTAAGCGGCACCAAGTAAAGAGCGACCCAACGCCTTTTGGTTTACGAG GTTGGAGCAAAACGTCTCACCCATCAGAGGGACCTGAGGACAACGACGGCTGGTCCAGTGCTGAGGAGCCGATCAACTCCTCAGACGCGGAGGAGGACGGCGGAGTGGGCCCCAGGAAGCTG GTGCCCGGGAAGTACACGGTCGCGGGGCCGGAGGAGAAGGGGGGCCCCGACGCGCTGGCGCTGAGAAGCGGGGACGAGGTGGAACTGGTGCAGGAGGGCGACGAGGGCCTCTG GTTCGTGCGGAACCTGAGCTCGGGCGGCGAGGGCTGGGTGCCGGCCCGCAGCCTGTCCTCGCTCCTCGGCCAGCGCGGCCCCGCCGGCTGCCTGAGCAGCCCAG AGTCCAGCGCGGGCTCGGCCCTGCTGAGCGCCTCGTCCAGCTGCAGCGAGAGCTGCGCGGCCGCCCTGGCGGACCTGCAGGGGTAG
- the MCF2L gene encoding guanine nucleotide exchange factor DBS isoform X2, whose protein sequence is MPLLQCWRRRAASRRPQPDEIMHHDISPLCAADIQDQLQKRFAYLSGGRGQDGSPVITFPDYPAFSDVPDKEFQSVMTYLTSIPSLQDAGIGFILVIDRRQDRWTSVKASILRIAASFPANLQLVLVLRPTGFFQRTLSDLAFRFNRDDFKMKVPVIMLSSVPELHGYIDKSQLTEDLGGTLDYCHSRWLCHRTAIESFALLVKQTAQMLQAFGTELAETELPNDVQSTSSVLRAHTEKKEGAKEDMRLASDRGQRVLESIQESLTRGPGQSLNQDQLDSESTVQRLLAQLSETEAAFDEFWAKHQQKLEQCLQLRHFEQDFREVKAALDTLAQKIVTFTDVGNSLAHVQHLLRDLAGFEDKSRAAVQRARTLSLEGEQLIEHRHYAVDSIRPKCHELRHLCDQLVADVGRRRGLLGKSLELHGLLEASMAWCDEGIYLLASQPLDKCQSQDGAEAALQELERFLEAGVENKIQELSKIYQDYELILTQDLREHVQKVFQKQESVEEMFHRRRASLKKLAAKQTRPVQPVAPRPEALAKSLCPSPGARRGSENPSSEGSALRRGPYRRAKSEVSEGRRQGRGSSTGDEESLAVLRRHVMNELLDTERVYVEELLCVLEGYAAEMDNPLMTHLISTGLQNKKDVLFGNMEEIYHFHNRIFLRELENYIDCPELVGRCFLERVEELQIYEKYCQNKPRSESLWRQCSDCPFFQECQKKLDHKLSLDSYLLKPVQRITKYQLLLKEMLKYSKSCEGAEDLQEALSSILGILKAVNDSMHLIAITGYEGNLSDLGRLLMQGSFSVWTDHKKGHAKVKDLARFKPMQRHLFLHEKAVLFCKKREENGEGYEKAPSYSYKQSLNMTAVGITENVKGDAKKFEIWYNAREEVYIVQAPTPEIKAAWVREIRKVLTSQLQACREASQHRALEQSHSLPLPAPAGTSPSKGNTKNVKKLEERKTDPLSLEGYVGPALPPRHPEKGKGWSKTSHPSEGPEDNDGWSSAEEPINSSDAEEDGGVGPRKLVPGKYTVAGPEEKGGPDALALRSGDEVELVQEGDEGLWFVRNLSSGGEGWVPARSLSSLLGQRGPAGCLSSPESSAGSALLSASSSCSESCAAALADLQG, encoded by the exons CCTGCAGGATGCCGGCATCGGCTTCATCCTGGTCATAGACCGCAGGCAGGACAGATGGACCTCAGTCAAGGCGTCCATCCTGAGAATCGCG GCATCCTTCCCCGCAAACCTCCAGCTCGTCCTTGTCCTGCGCCCAACGGGATTTTTCCAAAGGACGCTCTCCGACCTGGCCTTCAGGTTCAACAGAGATGACTTTAAGATGAAGGTACCG GTCATCATGCTGAGCTCAGTCCCGGAGTTACACGGGTACATCGACAAGTCCCAGCTGACCGAGGACCTGGGGGGGACGCTGGATTACTGCCACTCCAGGTGGCTGTGCCACCGCACG GCAATCGAGAGCTTTGCCCTCCTGGTGAAGCAGACAGCACAGATGCTGCAGGCTTTTGGGACCGAGCTGGCCGAGACAGAGCTGCCCAACGACGTGCAGTCCACGAGCTCCGTGCTCCGCGCCCACACGGAGAAGAAGGAGGGAGCCAAG GAGGACATGAGGCTGGCGTCGGACAGGGGGCAGAGGGTCCTCGAGAGCATCCAGGAGTCGCTGACCCGGGGCCCAGGGCAGAGCCTGAACCAGGACCAGCTGGACAGCGAGAGCACCGTGCAGAG gctcCTGGCCCAGCTGAGCGAGACCGAGGCCGCCTTCGACGAGTTCTGGGCAAAACATCAGCAAAAGCTAGAGCAGTGCCTGCAGCTCCGGCACTTCGAGCAGGACTTCCGAGAG GTCAAAGCTGCCTTGGACACGTTGGCGCAGAAGATAGTGACTTTCACCGACGTGGGCAACAGCCTGGCGCACGTGCAGCACCTCCTGAGGGACCTGGCCGGCTTCGAGGACAAGTCCCGT GCGGCCGTGCAGCGGGCCCGCACCCTGTCGCTGGAGGGCGAGCAGCTCATCGAGCACAGGCACTACGCCGTGGACTCCATCCGCCCCAAGTGCCACGAGCTCCGCCACCTGTGCGACCAGCTTGTGGCGGACGTCGGGCGGAGGAGGGGGCTGCTGGGCAAGTCGCTGGAGCTGCACGGCCTTCTGGAGGCG TCCATGGCGTGGTGCGACGAGGGCATCTACCTGCTGGCCTCGCAGCCGCTGGACAAGTGCCAGTCCCAGGATGGCGCCGAGGCGGCCCTGCAGGAGCTCGAGAGGTTTCTGGAGGCGGGTGTGGAGAACAAGATCCAGGAGCTCAGCAAGATCTACCAGGACTACGAGCTCATCCTCACCCAGGACCTGCGG GAGCACGTGCAGAAGGTCTTCCAGAAGCAGGAGAGCGTGGAGGAGATGTTCCACCGGCGGCGGGCGAGCCTCAAGAAGCTGGCGGCCAAGCAGACGCGGCCCGTGCAGCCGGTGGCCCCCCGGCCGGAGGCGCTCGCGAAATCGCTCTGCCCCTCCCCCG GCGCCCGGAGAGGATCCGAGAACCCCAGCTCCGAGGGGAGCGCGCTCCGGAGGGGGCCCTACAGGAGGGCCAAG agTGAAGTGAGCGAGGGCCGGCGGCAGGGCCGGGGCAGCTCCACCGGGGACGAGGAGAGCCTGGCCGTCCTGCGGAG GCACGTGATGAACGAGCTTCTGGACACGGAGCGGGTCTACGTGGAGGAGCTGCTGTGCGTGCTGGAG GGCTACGCGGCTGAGATGGACAACCCTTTAATGACACATCTCATCTCCACGGGCCTTCAAAACAAGAAGGACGTTCTGtttggaaacatggaagaaatttaCCACTTTCATAACAG AATATTCCTGAGGGAGCTGGAGAACTACATCGATTGCCCAGAGCTGGTTGGAAGGTGCTTTCTAGAAAGG GTGGAGGAGCTGCAGATCTACGAGAAGTACTGCCAGAACAAGCCGCGCTCCGAGAGCCTGTGGAGGCAGTGCTCCGACTGCCCGTTTTTCCAG GAATGCCAGAAGAAGCTGGACCACAAGCTGAGCCTGGACTCCTACCTGCTGAAGCCGGTGCAGAGAATCACCAAGTACCAGCTGCTGCTCAAG GAGATGCTGAAGTACAGCAAGAGCTGCGAGGGGGCCGAGGACCTGCAGGAGGCGCTGAGCTCCATCCTGGGCATCCTCAAGGCGGTGAACGACTCCATGCACCTGATCGCCATCACGGGCTACGAG GGGAACCTGAGCGACTTGGGGAGGCTGCTGATGCAGGGCTCCTTCAGCGTCTGGACGGACCACAAGAAGGGCCACGCCAAGGTCAAGGACCTGGCCAGGTTCAAGCCCATGCAGCGCCACCTCTTCCTGCACGAGAAGGCCGTGCTCTTCTGCAAGAAGCGCGAGGAGAACGGCGAGGGCTACGAGAAGGCCCCCTCCTACAGCTACAAGCAGTCCCTGAAC ATGACGGCCGTCGGCATAACGGAGAACGTGAAAGGGGACGCAAAGAAGTTCGAGATCTGGTACAACGCCAGGGAGGAGGTGTACATCGTACAG GCACCGACGCCCGAGATCAAGGCCGCCTGGGTGCGCGAGATCCGGAAGGTGCTGACCAGCCAGCTGCAGGCGTGCAGAG AGGCCAGCCAGCACCGAGCCCTGGAGCAGTCCCACAGTCTGCCCCTGCCCGCGCCTGCCGGCACCAG TCCCTCGAAAGGGAACACCAAAAACGTCAAAaagttggaagaaagaaaaacggaCCCGCTAAGCCTGGAGGGCTACGTGGGCCCAGCACTGCCACCGAGACACCCCGAGAAGGGCAAAG GTTGGAGCAAAACGTCTCACCCATCAGAGGGACCTGAGGACAACGACGGCTGGTCCAGTGCTGAGGAGCCGATCAACTCCTCAGACGCGGAGGAGGACGGCGGAGTGGGCCCCAGGAAGCTG GTGCCCGGGAAGTACACGGTCGCGGGGCCGGAGGAGAAGGGGGGCCCCGACGCGCTGGCGCTGAGAAGCGGGGACGAGGTGGAACTGGTGCAGGAGGGCGACGAGGGCCTCTG GTTCGTGCGGAACCTGAGCTCGGGCGGCGAGGGCTGGGTGCCGGCCCGCAGCCTGTCCTCGCTCCTCGGCCAGCGCGGCCCCGCCGGCTGCCTGAGCAGCCCAG AGTCCAGCGCGGGCTCGGCCCTGCTGAGCGCCTCGTCCAGCTGCAGCGAGAGCTGCGCGGCCGCCCTGGCGGACCTGCAGGGGTAG